The window CATTTCCATATTTAAGGTCATTCTCACATTATATACCAGATGGTTAATAATGTTTAGTTCACCACTTTTGGATATTGAGACAAAACTAAATGCAGATATAGGAGAATTCGCAAACTGGAAAATGCCTATGAAATATACTAGTTATCAAGACGAACATCTTCTAGTAAGAAGATCAGTAGCATTCTTTGACATATCCCATATGGGTAGACTTAAAGTTTCAGGAAACCAAAATGAACTGGAATTACTTGTCTCCAAAGAAATTTCTAAAAACAAACCAAATTCAATAATTGGACCAACAGCATTTCTTAATGACAAGGGAGGATTCGAAGATGATGTAATGATTTATAAGGTATCAGAAAATGAATTCTTAATCGTAACTAATGCTATAAATCGTGAGAAAATAACTAATTGGATAGGAAAAAATTCTGGATTGAATGTTGAAGATCTGACATTTAAATATGGTATGCTTGCAATTCAGGGAAGGAACGTCTGGAATTTCATAGAAAAAGCTGAGGTTAAACCACTAGAGTTTATTTTAAATACCAAGTTTCTTGGGGAAAACGTATTTTTACTAAGTAGATCAGGGTGGACAGGAGAAGATGGCTTAGAAGTTTGGGCTGATGCCAACACACTAACTTCGATAATTCAGAAATTATTGAAACTTGGTATAAAACCGGCAGGATTAATAGCTAGAGATAGTTTGAGGCAAGAAATGGGGTATGTATTGTACGGAGAGGACATAGATTCTAACATTACACCAGTGGAAGCAAGATATTGGGTGTTTTCACTCGATAAGGATTTCATAGGTAAAGAAAAAATAATGGAACATATAGAGAATGGTGTTAATAGAATAAGATTAGGATTCAAACTTAAGAAAGATGATAGACTTCTTCCTCGAAAAGATTATAAGATAAAGTCTCCCTTAGGCTCAAGGGATGTCGGATACGTAACAAGTAGCACATTCAGTCCTTATTTAAACAGGGTTATTGGAATGGGGTACATAAAACCTGAGTACGCTTACATAGGTTATGAGCTTGCAATAGATATTAGAGGGAAACAAGTAAAAGCAAAAATTTCCGATTTCCCTCTTATTAATACGAGGTGAAACTTTAATGAGTGTAGTAATCGATGGTAAATATCTGATTCTTAAAGATAGGCATTACACCGAGACCGATGAGTGGATATTAATCAACGGGAACATTGCAACAGTTGGAATAACAGATTATGCTCAGAAGAAACTTAAGGATATAGTAGGAATAGAACTACCACAAGTGGGTAGAGAAGTAATTATAGGAGAACAAGTTGCTGTTGTGGAATCTGTTAAGGCTGCTGCAGATATATTCTCGCCTCTCTCCGGTAGTGTGCTAGAAGTAAATAAGGAATTACAGAGTTCCCCTGAGACAATTAATAAGGATCCTTATGGTAGGGGATGGATATTCAAACTAAAGATAAAAGATGAGAAAGAGGTATCTAAATTACTAAATTTCGAACAATACATTATTTCGATAAAACAAAGAGAGGGAATTTGATGAGTAATATAGAAATATTAGAGGATTATATACCACAGTTAACAAGACCTTCTTACCTTATTGTTGGATTACCCGATGCTGGATTAGTAGGTACAATTGCTACTGAATTCCTTGTTAAAAAATTAGGATTAAGTGAATTTGCTACTATTCATGCACCTGATATTTTACCACCGATAATGCATGTAAGAGACGGAATAGCTAAATCACCATTGAAGTTTTATCATAATGGTAAAAACATGATAGTATTTCACTCATATATAGCATTACCTTTCTCAGTGATTAACCAGATAGCTAAAACTTTGATCGACTTCGCAAAGAAGTATGGGATAAATAACATAATTTCCATAACAGGCATACCAGTAGAGAACAGATTATCTGCAACTACACTAAATTCATTTGTAATAGGAAATAATCAACAAGTAACTGAAGAGATAGAAAAAATGGGATTGTCGAAAAAGTTTGGTGAAGGATATATAGCAGGTCCTTATGCTCCCATATTATCCTATTCCCAAAGGGAAAAGTTAAATAATATAATAATAGTCGTCGAATCTTTTATGGATTTGCCAGATCCAGAAGCTTCCGCAATAGCTTTATCTATCTTGTCAAAATACATTGGTTTCCCCTTGGATACAGAAGAACTACTTAAAGAGGCTGAGGAAGTTAGAGAGAGAATTAGGGGACTTATGTCTCAGACTAGAGAGGAATTACCAAAGTACGCAACAGGTAGACCGATGACATACGCGTGAGATTATGCCAGTTTTTAAAGATTTAGAGGACTT is drawn from Sulfolobus acidocaldarius SUSAZ and contains these coding sequences:
- a CDS encoding glycine cleavage system protein T, which gives rise to MFSSPLLDIETKLNADIGEFANWKMPMKYTSYQDEHLLVRRSVAFFDISHMGRLKVSGNQNELELLVSKEISKNKPNSIIGPTAFLNDKGGFEDDVMIYKVSENEFLIVTNAINREKITNWIGKNSGLNVEDLTFKYGMLAIQGRNVWNFIEKAEVKPLEFILNTKFLGENVFLLSRSGWTGEDGLEVWADANTLTSIIQKLLKLGIKPAGLIARDSLRQEMGYVLYGEDIDSNITPVEARYWVFSLDKDFIGKEKIMEHIENGVNRIRLGFKLKKDDRLLPRKDYKIKSPLGSRDVGYVTSSTFSPYLNRVIGMGYIKPEYAYIGYELAIDIRGKQVKAKISDFPLINTR
- a CDS encoding glycine cleavage system protein H, whose amino-acid sequence is MSVVIDGKYLILKDRHYTETDEWILINGNIATVGITDYAQKKLKDIVGIELPQVGREVIIGEQVAVVESVKAAADIFSPLSGSVLEVNKELQSSPETINKDPYGRGWIFKLKIKDEKEVSKLLNFEQYIISIKQREGI
- a CDS encoding carboxylate-amine ligase: MSNIEILEDYIPQLTRPSYLIVGLPDAGLVGTIATEFLVKKLGLSEFATIHAPDILPPIMHVRDGIAKSPLKFYHNGKNMIVFHSYIALPFSVINQIAKTLIDFAKKYGINNIISITGIPVENRLSATTLNSFVIGNNQQVTEEIEKMGLSKKFGEGYIAGPYAPILSYSQREKLNNIIIVVESFMDLPDPEASAIALSILSKYIGFPLDTEELLKEAEEVRERIRGLMSQTREELPKYATGRPMTYA